Within the Litorilinea aerophila genome, the region AATGTGGGCCCGCTGGCTGGGATGGGCTGGACTGCTGGCCGGGGTGGCCGTCTACTGCCGCCGCCCCTGGCAGCGCCTGGCCCGGGTGGGGGCCCACCTCTCCCGGGGCCAACGCCTTCAGGCGGCGCTGCTGGTACCCCTCATCCGGCTGGTGGGCGACCTGGCCAAGATGGCCGGGTATCCGGTGGGGTTGTGGTGGCGCTGGCGACACCGCCGCGACCCGTCCGTTCACTGGCGGCGCTTTTCATGAGGCCGGAGCATGCCTTTACTCATTGATGGCCACAACCTGATCGGGGCCGGGGTCTTTGCCGACATCGATCTGGCCGACGAAGACGACGAGGCCAGGCTGGTGGCGCGGCTGCGGGTCTGGAAGAGCCGATATCGGGGCAAGATCACGGTGGTGTTCGACCGGGGCATCCCGGGGGGACGGGACCCCAGGCTGGGCGGCGCCGGGGTGGAGGTCATCTTCGCCGCGCACCCGGCTGAAGCGGACGACCTGATCCGGCGACGCATCCACCGCCGGACGCCCGGCCTGATCCTGGTCAGCAATGACGAGGCCCTCCTGCGGGAGGCCGCGGCCTACGGCGTGGAGACATGGCGGGGGCAGGAGTTCGTGGAGCGGTTTACGCCCAAGAACCCCAAGCTGGAGGCAGAGGCGGAACCCGGCACCGAGCCCGATCTGCAGCTGTCGGAGCAGGAGGTGGCGGAGTGGCTGGCGCTCTTCGGCAAGTCCAAGACCCGGCGGCGGACCGGCAAGCGCCGTCCGAAGTCGGGCGCCGGGTCGGATGCACCCGCCGGCCGGGGCCGCCAGGCCAAAGCCCGGAAGCCCAAGGATGGCTCATCCGGTGGCCGTGCGCCCAAAAAGCGCAAACCCGGGGGCGGCCAATCCAGAGATGCTCAATGACTCTACTGACCAGAGATGATTCAATCAGAAGGTAGCCAGCGATGAGCCAGGAGAGCCCTTCGAGACGTTTTCAGCGCCGGGTGGTGCCGGCCGCCCTGATCGAGGCCACGCCGGACGCCGGCGGCCTGGGCTATTGGATTTTGGCTTCACCCATGCTGGGCTTTTTGGCCTGGGCGTGGGTGGATGTCTTCGCCCACTTCAGTCCGCTGCCCTGGTACTGGGTGGATGCTCTCCTGGCGGTGCCTGTGTTCGTGCTCCTGGTGGTGTTGCCCTTGGGCTATCTGGCCCACCGCCTGGTCACCGGGCTGCCCGGCCTCTTCCAGCACGCCGGCTGGGATGTCCAGCCCCTGGAGCCAGTGGAGCCGGATGAGCTGTACCTGGTGCGCTATCGGTATCAGGCCCGGCATCGGGCCCCGTTCTCCTGGTCCCGCTTATGGCTCCGGGCCGCCCAGGGTTGGGTCTACCTGGAGATCGCCGCCATTCTGGTGGGCGGCGTCCTCATGATTCCCCTCTTTTTCAGCGCCACAGAATTCGGCTTTGGCCGGTGAGCCCTTCCCCTGTGCCCCGGTCCCGCAAGGAGGGGTAACCCGCATCAGGCGGGGTGGGCCGCGCCCGCGGCCAGCTCGGTGGCCAGGCGGCGAACAGCGTCCACGCCGTCCGGGCTGCCGGCGGCCTTGACCAGGGCCGAACCCACGATAACCCCGTCGGCCAGCCGGGCCACGGCCGCGGCCTGCTGACCGTTGGAGATGCCGAAGCCCACGGCCAGGGGCAGGTCGGTGTGTTGGCGCACCCGGCGCACGAAGTCGGCCAGGTCGGGGGGCAGCTCGGCCCGCTCGCCGGTGATGCCGGTGACGCTGACCAGGTAGATGAAGCCAGTGGCGTGTTGAGCCACCAGGCGGATCCGGGCCTCGGTGCTGGTGGGGGCCAGGAGGTAGATGGTGGCCAGCCCGGCGCGGCGGCAGGCGGCTTCCACTTCCTCCGCCTCCTCGGGCGGCAGGTCCGGCACGATCAGACCGTCGATGCCCGCCTGGACGCCATCCTCCACGAAGCGCTCCACTCCGTAGGCGAAGAGGGGATTGAAGTAGGTCATGGCACAGAAGGGTTGGGTGACCCCTGCGGCCCGCAGTTCCCGAACCATGGCCAGGCAATCGGCCACGGTGGTCCCCTGGGTGAGGGCCGTGTAGGTGGCCGTCTGGATGGTGGGGCCGTCGGCCAGGGGGTCGCTGTGGGGAATCCCGATCTCGAAGAGATCGGCGCCGCTCTCGGCCAAGGCCTTCACGATGGCCAGGGTCTGCTCCCGGTTGGGGTAACCCATGGCGTGGTAGGGCATGAAGGCCGCCCGGCCCTCCCGGCGGGTCTTTTCAAACACCGTGCGTATACGTTCAACGCCAGACATGGCAACTCCTTTAATCATTCACTTTAGCTCTTTCATCACCGTTCCCAGATCTTTGTCTCCCCGGCCACTCAGGTTCACCAGGATGATCTGGTCTTTGTCCATCTGGGGGGCCAGCTTGAGGACGTGGCCGATGGCGTGGGCGGACTCCAGG harbors:
- a CDS encoding NYN domain-containing protein; protein product: MPLLIDGHNLIGAGVFADIDLADEDDEARLVARLRVWKSRYRGKITVVFDRGIPGGRDPRLGGAGVEVIFAAHPAEADDLIRRRIHRRTPGLILVSNDEALLREAAAYGVETWRGQEFVERFTPKNPKLEAEAEPGTEPDLQLSEQEVAEWLALFGKSKTRRRTGKRRPKSGAGSDAPAGRGRQAKARKPKDGSSGGRAPKKRKPGGGQSRDAQ
- the trpA gene encoding tryptophan synthase subunit alpha; amino-acid sequence: MSGVERIRTVFEKTRREGRAAFMPYHAMGYPNREQTLAIVKALAESGADLFEIGIPHSDPLADGPTIQTATYTALTQGTTVADCLAMVRELRAAGVTQPFCAMTYFNPLFAYGVERFVEDGVQAGIDGLIVPDLPPEEAEEVEAACRRAGLATIYLLAPTSTEARIRLVAQHATGFIYLVSVTGITGERAELPPDLADFVRRVRQHTDLPLAVGFGISNGQQAAAVARLADGVIVGSALVKAAGSPDGVDAVRRLATELAAGAAHPA